A section of the Rossellomorea marisflavi genome encodes:
- a CDS encoding YaaL family protein codes for MFFRKKGKLKKEYDQSLLNVLDEMKDQWNRQQSIDEMSVDYSLGAQCHTKIAEAKYFFLFKEAKHRNIVIKR; via the coding sequence TTGTTTTTCAGAAAGAAGGGCAAGCTGAAAAAAGAGTATGACCAATCCTTATTGAACGTCCTGGATGAAATGAAGGATCAGTGGAACCGGCAGCAGTCCATCGACGAAATGAGCGTCGACTACAGCCTTGGTGCCCAATGTCATACGAAAATCGCAGAAGCGAAATATTTTTTCCTGTTCAAGGAAGCGAAACATCGAAACATCGTCATAAAAAGGTAG
- a CDS encoding pro-sigmaK processing inhibitor BofA family protein: MSPVIVIAAISGLIILLLATGVPIKPLRFVGQVAIKVMIGALFLFFLNAFGSKYGIHVPINLATSSISGILGIPGVVGLTVIQMWVL; this comes from the coding sequence ATGAGCCCTGTCATCGTCATTGCAGCCATCAGTGGATTGATCATCCTCCTGCTTGCCACGGGAGTTCCGATCAAGCCGCTGCGATTTGTGGGACAAGTCGCCATTAAAGTGATGATCGGCGCATTGTTTCTGTTTTTCTTGAATGCGTTCGGAAGTAAATACGGCATCCACGTTCCGATCAACCTCGCCACCTCTTCGATCTCAGGGATCCTTGGGATTCCGGGAGTCGTAGGGCTGACGGTCATTCAGATGTGGGTCTTATGA
- a CDS encoding PaaI family thioesterase — MENQKPAIQDEYEDDFAWCYGCGRLNEEGHKFRTGVEGEKTITVYTPERKHTAIPGFVYGGVIASLIDCHGTGSAAITLHQKNGGTIGDGSIPPRFVTASLSVDFMKPTPQDVPLKAVGTVHEIHPKKFRVETEVFADEELCAKGEVIAVVMPASFGG; from the coding sequence ATGGAGAATCAGAAACCTGCCATACAGGATGAGTACGAGGATGATTTTGCATGGTGCTATGGATGCGGGCGCCTGAATGAAGAGGGGCATAAATTCAGGACCGGAGTGGAAGGAGAGAAAACCATTACGGTGTATACGCCTGAACGAAAACATACGGCGATACCCGGTTTTGTGTATGGAGGGGTGATCGCCTCCCTCATCGATTGCCACGGAACGGGGTCCGCCGCTATCACCCTGCATCAGAAGAACGGAGGGACGATCGGGGACGGGAGTATTCCTCCACGGTTCGTGACGGCTTCTTTGTCTGTTGATTTCATGAAGCCGACGCCTCAGGACGTTCCACTAAAGGCGGTGGGTACAGTCCATGAGATCCACCCTAAGAAATTCAGGGTGGAAACAGAAGTATTCGCTGACGAGGAGCTTTGCGCCAAAGGTGAAGTGATTGCCGTCGTCATGCCTGCGTCATTCGGTGGATAA